From a single Accipiter gentilis chromosome 8, bAccGen1.1, whole genome shotgun sequence genomic region:
- the BORCS8 gene encoding BLOC-1-related complex subunit 8 isoform X3, whose amino-acid sequence MEEPEMQLKVKKVTDKFTESMYVLANEPSVALYRLQEHVRRSLPELAQHKSDMQSWEEQSQGAIYTVEYACSAIKNMTDSSVYFKSIDSLLKHAIAMKDQLNAAQGRSTVAPQAKNPPASS is encoded by the exons ATGGAGGAGCCCGAGATGCAGCTGAAGGTGAAGAAAG TTACGGACAAATTCACAGAGAGCATGTACGTCCTGGCCAATGAGCCCTCTGTGGCACTGTACCGGCTGCAGGAACACGTGCGGAGATCCCTTCCAGAGCTCGCACAGCACAAG tcTGACATGCAGAGCTGGGAGGAGCAAAGCCAGGGAGCCATCTACACAGTGGAGTATGCCTGCAG TGCCATAAAGAACATGACTGACAGCAGCGTGTACTTCAAGAGCATTGACAGCCTGCTCAAACATGCCATAGCCATGAAGGATCAGCTGAATGCTGCTCAGGGCCGCAG CACTGTTGCCCCACAAGCCAAGAATCCTCCAGCCAGTTCCTGA
- the BORCS8 gene encoding BLOC-1-related complex subunit 8 isoform X4, with protein sequence MYVLANEPSVALYRLQEHVRRSLPELAQHKSDMQSWEEQSQGAIYTVEYACSAIKNMTDSSVYFKSIDSLLKHAIAMKDQLNAAQGRSTVAPQAKNPPASS encoded by the exons ATGTACGTCCTGGCCAATGAGCCCTCTGTGGCACTGTACCGGCTGCAGGAACACGTGCGGAGATCCCTTCCAGAGCTCGCACAGCACAAG tcTGACATGCAGAGCTGGGAGGAGCAAAGCCAGGGAGCCATCTACACAGTGGAGTATGCCTGCAG TGCCATAAAGAACATGACTGACAGCAGCGTGTACTTCAAGAGCATTGACAGCCTGCTCAAACATGCCATAGCCATGAAGGATCAGCTGAATGCTGCTCAGGGCCGCAG CACTGTTGCCCCACAAGCCAAGAATCCTCCAGCCAGTTCCTGA
- the BORCS8 gene encoding BLOC-1-related complex subunit 8 isoform X1, which translates to MEEPEMQLKGLWNYSCQDGQTAAVSVPVTDKFTESMYVLANEPSVALYRLQEHVRRSLPELAQHKSDMQSWEEQSQGAIYTVEYACSAIKNMTDSSVYFKSIDSLLKHAIAMKDQLNAAQGRSTVAPQAKNPPASS; encoded by the exons ATGGAGGAGCCCGAGATGCAGCTGAAG GGTCTGTGGAATTACTCGTGTCAGGACGGACAGACAGCAGCCGTGTCTGTCCCAG TTACGGACAAATTCACAGAGAGCATGTACGTCCTGGCCAATGAGCCCTCTGTGGCACTGTACCGGCTGCAGGAACACGTGCGGAGATCCCTTCCAGAGCTCGCACAGCACAAG tcTGACATGCAGAGCTGGGAGGAGCAAAGCCAGGGAGCCATCTACACAGTGGAGTATGCCTGCAG TGCCATAAAGAACATGACTGACAGCAGCGTGTACTTCAAGAGCATTGACAGCCTGCTCAAACATGCCATAGCCATGAAGGATCAGCTGAATGCTGCTCAGGGCCGCAG CACTGTTGCCCCACAAGCCAAGAATCCTCCAGCCAGTTCCTGA
- the BORCS8 gene encoding BLOC-1-related complex subunit 8 isoform X2 → MEEPEMQLKDGQTAAVSVPVTDKFTESMYVLANEPSVALYRLQEHVRRSLPELAQHKSDMQSWEEQSQGAIYTVEYACSAIKNMTDSSVYFKSIDSLLKHAIAMKDQLNAAQGRSTVAPQAKNPPASS, encoded by the exons ATGGAGGAGCCCGAGATGCAGCTGAAG GACGGACAGACAGCAGCCGTGTCTGTCCCAG TTACGGACAAATTCACAGAGAGCATGTACGTCCTGGCCAATGAGCCCTCTGTGGCACTGTACCGGCTGCAGGAACACGTGCGGAGATCCCTTCCAGAGCTCGCACAGCACAAG tcTGACATGCAGAGCTGGGAGGAGCAAAGCCAGGGAGCCATCTACACAGTGGAGTATGCCTGCAG TGCCATAAAGAACATGACTGACAGCAGCGTGTACTTCAAGAGCATTGACAGCCTGCTCAAACATGCCATAGCCATGAAGGATCAGCTGAATGCTGCTCAGGGCCGCAG CACTGTTGCCCCACAAGCCAAGAATCCTCCAGCCAGTTCCTGA
- the RFXANK gene encoding DNA-binding protein RFXANK, whose translation MEGEAAVARLVETPPNDGDAREVPKEDENGAEGAAAAEELAASRGTGDSRVPPGCLRPNQDTARLDRGEGGRDALLKPSTASMDRQRSTELLALDSFPLKHTNTLTNRQRGNEVSALPATLDTLSIHQLAAQGELSQLKEHLRKGENLVNKPDERGFTPLIWAAAFGEIEMVRHLLEWGADPHALAKERESALSLASMGGYTDIVIMLLERNVDINIYDWNGGTPLLYAVRGNHVKCVEALLARGADLTMEADSGYTPMDLAVALGYKKVQQVIENHILKLFQNKEVE comes from the exons ATGGAAGGTGAAGCGGCAGTCGCTCGTCTTGTGGAGACCCCCCCAAATGACGGGGACGCCCGGGAGGTGCCAAAAGAAGATGAAAACGGAGCGGAGGGAGCAGCAGCCGCAGAGGAGCTGGCTGCGAgcagggggacgggggacagCCGTGTTCCCCCGGGATGTCTGCGGCCGAACCAGGACACGGCACGCTTGGACCGCGGGGAAG GTGGGAGAGACGCTCTCCTGAAACCCTCGACTGCCTCGATGGACAGGCAGAGGAGCACCGAGCTCTTGGCCCTTGACA GTTTTCCCCTGAAGCACACGAACACGCTGACGAACAGGCAGCGAGGCAATGAGGTCTCAGCCCTCCCAGCCACGCTGGACA CATTGTCCATCCACCAGCTTGCTGCCCAAGGTGAGCTCAGCCAGCTGAAGGAGCATCTTCGGAAAG GCGAGAACTTGGTAAATAAACCTGATGAGAGAGGTTTCACACCGCTGATCTGGGCTGCAGCCTTCGGAGAGATCGAAATGGTCCGTCACCTGCTGGAATGG GGCGCTGACCCCCACGCGCTGGCGAAGGAGCGGGAGAGCGCCCTGTCCCTGGCCAGCATGGGTGGCTACACCGACATCGTTATCATGCTGCTGGAGAGGAACGTGGACATCAACATCTACGACTGG aaCGGCGGCACTCCTCTGCTCTACGCCGTGCGCGGCAATCACGTCAAGTGTGTCGAGGCCCTACTAG CTCGCGGCGCAGACCTGACGATGGAGGCAGATTCTGGCTACACCCCGATGGATCTGGCCGTGGCCCTGGGATACAAGAAAG TCCAACAGGTTATTGAAAATCACATCCTCAAGCTATTTCAGAACAAGGAGGTAGAGTGA
- the NR2C2AP gene encoding nuclear receptor 2C2-associated protein, protein MPVEPLICADTATRVSSVLNRDVKQFGKKYMFDTNEETCWNSDQGTCQWVTLDFPRTVKVSQVHIQFQGGFSSRLCTLEGCRAGEELVKISDLYPEDINAMQRFQVEETVLDKLKITFENSTDFFGRIVVYHLGVLGERL, encoded by the exons ATGCCCGTGGAGCCCCTGATCTGCGCCGACACAGCCACGCG GGTGAGCTCTGTGCTTAACCGGGATGTGAAGCAGTTTGGGAAGAAGTACATGTTCGACACGAACGAGGAGACGTGCTGGAACTCAGACCAG GGCACGTGCCAATGGGTCACCCTGGATTTCCCTCGCACCGTCAAGGTCTCGCAGGTCCACATCCAGTTCCAGGGGGGATTCTCTAGCCGGCTGTGCACGCTGGAAG gctgcagagcaggtgAAGAACTGGTGAAAATATCCGACCTGTACCCCGAGGACATCAACGCCATGCAGA GATTCCAGGTGGAGGAGACGGTGCTGGATAAGCTGAAGATCACCTTTGAGAACAGCACTGACTTCTTCGGGAGGATCGTGGTGTACCACctcggggtgctgggggagaggcTCTAG